DNA from Herpetosiphonaceae bacterium:
ACAGCTTGACCACCGCCTGGTCGATCTCGTTGAACGCGCCGCTTGGCCTGTAATGCACCAGATCGATCACGCCCAGAACATGCTCGTCGTGCAACAGCGGCACCGCGATCACGGCATGCAGCGGGCCTTTACTCCAGCGCTGAATACGGCCCTCCCAGCGCCCATAGTCGGGCACGCTCTCGATCTGGCGCGACAGCGCGGCTCGCCCGGCCAGCCCCTCGCCAAGCTTGATGCGCTGACCGCAGTAGTTCTGATCCAGACGATAGCTGACCACGACTTCCAGCTCGCCGCGCGCCTCATCACACAGATACAGCAGCCCGGCGTCCGAGCGTGTCAGACGGGCTGCCTGCTCCAAAATCGTATGGAGGGTGACGGGCAGATCAAGCTGCGACGAGATCGTGACGGCGGTATGACCCACCGCCGTTAGCTCCTCCGTGCGGCGCTCCAGCGCCTCGCCGAGACGCACACGCTCCAGATGTTGCGCCAGTTGCCCGGCAATCGCCTCGACGAGCAGGATCTCGTTCGGCTGCCACGCACGCGGCTGGAACTGCTCGACGCTCACCACGGCGACGATCGCCTGCTGAACGATGATCGGCACGGCGATGAGCGCCTGGATCGTCGGCAGCTCGGTCTGGTCGGGCTGCGCCAGGCTGGACTCTTCGTGGGTCTGGGAGAGGATCAGGCTTTTTCTATCTTGCAGCAGCCGCTCAAGCTGCGGCGTGTGAACGCTGCCAAAGGGTGGAGCGGCCTCGGATGCAGTGGGATTGGCGGTGACGAGCGGGCCGGCTTGCCGATCGAAGAGCACCAGCGCGCTTCGATCGGCTGCCAGAAGGCTGCGCAGCCCATCAGCGGCGGCCTGAGCAGCCGCCGTAGCGTCATTTGCCGCGCCGACCGCCATGATGAAACCGCAGTACTCCTGCGTCTGGCGGTCACTCGCGCTTTTGCGTCGCCAATGAGTGCGTAGTCGAGGCCGTGAAGTCAAGTTCATCCCCATCAATCCTAGGGGGGCGTGCCGCCGAGTGCCGTCGAGACGCGGTTATACAGATTATATGTCGATCGCAGCGCTTCCTTGGCTTGCAGAAGTCCTATACCATGGCCTAACATCGGACTATCCGGCAGTAGCCTCTTGGTTAGCCAGCGCGTGTGACCGCATCTGGTACGAATCCGCCGCAAAGCACAGGCGAAACCCGACTGTCCGCGCCACCGCTTGCGACGACAGGTTATCATAGGTGGTGGTGTAGGCGGCGTATGATACGCGCTCCAGAATATCCGCCGCAACCGCGCTCACCAGGCTGCGCGCCAATCCACGCCCGCGCCAGCGTGGATGAGTCCACACGCCCACCACCTCTTCGCTATAGGCGTCGGGATAGCCGCTCGACGCACGACAGACGATCGCTCCATCCTGCACGATGGCCCATGGTCGCCGCCCGGCGACAAAGAGCCGCTGAAAATAGCTGCGGGTCCAGCCGCAGTGGCTACGCTCGACCAGCCCGACATCGCGCGGCGTGAGCATCCGCACCTGAGCATGGTCATGCGCTACGAGCTGTCCACGATCCAGCAGGTAGCCATATACGCCCATGCCATTCGGCTGCATGCCATACCGTGCCCTGAGGAGCACGCCAATCCAGGGCCGGTGGATCGAGAGCGTGTGGCGCTCGGTAAGCGCAAAGGCTTGCATCAGCACATCAAGCGCGGCCTCGTCGGAGGCGTCCAGCCGTATCCAGTACGGGTCGGGGATGAATGGGCCGGGACCGGCGATCAGCACGCCCACGGCCACCTGATCGCGCCGCGCCACCTGGAGCTGCTCGACTGGCTCGCTGCGTAGCGCCAGCAGCAGCTCGCGATTGGCGAGCGGGTCCCGGCTCAGAAAGTCTACCGCTGCTGCGTAATGCGGCAAATGTTCGTTCATGCGTTGTCTAGCGCTGCGATCTCTTGCTGTAAAGCCGAACGTTGCTCCGACGCCATCTCAATCAGCGGCGGCTTGACATAGGCCCGTGGCAGGCCAGCGCGCCAGGCCGTCAGCGTTTTGGTCGCCGCGTGCTGCGGATAGCGCTTGAATACCGTCCGCACCGCGTCGATGCGTGCTTCCCACTCCGCCACATTCTGGCCCGCCCGAAAGGCGCGCAGCAGGCCGCTGAAGAGTTCGGGAAACGCATTGGCAAGACCTGAGATCTGGCCTTTGACGCCCGCGCGGAGATTTGCCGCCATCAGGTGATCGCTGCCGCCGAGCACCTGAAACTGCGGAAACGCGCCGACCAGCTCGCGGGTCTGAGCCGGATCGCCGCCGGTATCCTTGATACCGTAGCACTGCTGGGGATTGCTGCGACGCACGCTCGCGATCACCTCGTGCGAGATCGACACGCCGCTGACCTTGGGAATATGGTAGAACAACATCCGTCCGTTGTGCGGAAGCGCATCGCAGAGCGCGCGATAGTAGCGGATCAGCCCTGCGTCCGGCACATCGCGAAAATAGTAGGGCGGCACGATCAGCACCGCGTCCACACCGACCTCAAGCGCATAGCGGCTCAGCGCGATCGTCTCCGGGAGGCTGGGCGTGCCCGTCCCGGCGATCAGGTGGAGGCTGCCGCGCTGCTTCACCGCTGCATCGATCACAGCCCGGCGCTCGTCGGCGCTGAGGCTTGGCCCTTCTCCGTTCGTGCCGGCTACCAGCACGCCGTCGATGCCATGCTCCTGCAACCATGCGAAATGCTCGGCCTGCCAGGCGGGCTGGAACACACCATGCGCATCGAAGGGTGTGACCGCCGCCACAAAGATACCTTGTAGATCTTCCATACGATCAAGCATACGGAATTTGCCACAAATGTGCAAGCGGTCAGATCGAGGTTTCAATCATCGCTGTGTGGGCTCGCCACGTATCATGCGCCGAGCACCTCGTTCGAGCGCGGCACCCCGTATTCCCCGCGCTGCGTTACAATGTGAAAGGAACGCACTGTCAAACATAACAGCCGAAAGGTCATCCACCATGGATTCGCTCCATAGACTTGATACAAACGATGCCGCTGAGCCCTCGTCGGCGGCACAGTGGCGCGCGCTCCCTCGTCTGCTGCTGAACAGGCAGTGGCGCTGGATTACGCTGGGCGTCGTCATCGTGATGCTGGGCCTGATCCGGCTGGGCGTCTGGCAGCTCGACCGCCTTGAGCAGCGGCGCGCGATCAACACGCTGATCAGCAGCCGCACCAATGAGCCGCCGATCGCGCTTACCGGGCAGCCGCTCGACCTCGAAGCCGCCGAGTATCGCCCGGTCGTCGTCACCGGCACGTACGATCACAGCCAGGAGGTTGTGCTGCGCAATCGCTCGCGGGGTGGTCTGCCCGGCGTGGATATTTTGACGCCGCTGCGCATCGCGGGCAGCGACCAGCGCGTGCTGATCGATCGCGGCTGGGTGCCGCTGCTACAGGCCAGGCCTGAGGAGCGCAAAGCCTTCGAGGTCGCTGGCACGGTGACGGTGCGCGGGCTGGTGCGCAAGCCCCAGGCGCAGGTGAGCACCTGGGGGCCGCAGGATCAACAGCCTACGAATGGACGGCTGGACGCCTGGTTCCGCGCCGATGTTGCCCGCATCGCCACGCAGATGCCGTATCCGCTGCTGCCGTTCTATATCGAGCAGTTACCGGAGCCGAGCGCGCCCGATCTGCCGCATCCACAGCCGAGCATCGAGCTTGGCGAAGGGCCGCACCTGAGCTACGCAATCCAGTGGTTTTCGTTTGCCGCGATCCTGGTCGGCGGCTATGCGGCCCTGGTAGTAACCCGGAGCGCCGAGCAGCGCCGCCAGCCGACGGAGCAGCCGTAGCGGAGAATCAAAGCGTCGTCGAGTTCCAAGTTTCCCGTTCGTGGTGCTTGGTGCTCGGTGCTTCGTTCTTGGTTCTTTCGTTTGGTTCTTTGTGCGCCTGGCACCCGGTTCTTTGTGCTTCGGCCCTACTCCTCGCCCTCGATCGCGTCGGGCGGCGCAGGCCCGTCGTCGCGGGTCGGTCCTGCATGCGGCACGACATAGGGCAGGCCCCAGCGATCGGGCGTGATGCGCGCGGTATAGACCTCCTGCTGTCCGTCGCGGGTTTCGTTCCAGAAAAGCTGCACGCCGCCAGCATCCGCGACGAGCGCCTGGTAATCGCCGTAGAATCCGGCTTCCCCTGCCAGCGGCAGCCCAACAGTCGGATCGGAGGCCGTGTCGGTGACGCGCAGCTCGCTCCAGGTAGCACCGCCGTCGGTCGAGCGCGCGGCGTAGGTATGCACCAGCAGATTCTGCGGATCGTCGCGCCGGTCGAACCACTGCACATAGATCTCGCCCGCGCCGTTAGCCGTCACCCAGGGCTGAAACTGATCGTTGCGCTGCGTGCCGTTGACCACCACCGGGCTACGCCAGGTCGCGCCGCCATCCCGCGAGACGCTGAACAGGATGTCCGCGTCGCCGAGCCTGCCGTCGGACCACACGGCGTAGAGCGTGCCGGGCTGCCTGGGATCGGCGCTAAACCCCGCCAGCACCAGCGCGTTCCGCAGGTTGCCGTTGAGCGGTCGCGTATTTTGGAACGACACGCCCTGCCGCACGTCCCCGAACGTCACGCCGCCATCCACCGACAACGCCAGCTCCATCTGATCGGCGCTCAGGTTATTCCACAGCACATAGACCTCGCCGCGCGCGCCCACCGCCACGATCGGCCCCTGGCGCGTCACGCCATCCTCGCCCGCCAGCTCGTGCGGCGCGGACCAGCTTTTGCCGCCGTCCGCCGAGCGCGCAAACAACACGCGATACTTCTGCTCGACGATCTGAATCCACGTGGTGTAGAGCATGCCGTCGTGAGTTCCGCCCGTGGTATCCGCCGCCAGCCATTGCTTATCGTTGAAGCCGGTCGGATCGTCCGCGACAAGCTGCGGCGCAGACCAGCTTTTGCCACCATCCGTCGACGTGTAGAGATAGAGCGCCGAGCGCCGATCGGGACCGCGCGCCGCCAGCACCTCGACATAGGCCGTTCCCTCGCTGTCGAACGTCACGGTCGGATCGGAGGTGACGCCGAACCGCTCCAGCCCTGGCAGTTGCCCGTTGTCGACCCAGGTGTTGCCGCCGTCGAATGAGGCGTAGGTGCCGATGCGAAAGACATAATTTCGATTATCGGTAAACATCTTGGAAGCGCCGACCAGATTCTGCGGATCGCGTGGGTTCTGCGCCAGCGAAACCTCGCTATGAGCCGTGAACTTGCCCGCGCTGACCCGCACATTGGGCACATCGGCGGCGGGAGCCGGGAGCGGCGCTACAGCCTGGGCGGTCGGTGTCGCGGGCGGTGCGGTCGGCGTCGCGCTTGGCGGCAGCGCCGTTGGAACCGGCGTCGCAGCTCCTCCGTACGCGCCCACTGCGGTCGGGGCGACAGGTGCGGGAGCCGTCGGGACAGCGGTCCACAGCGCGACACTGCTGAGCACGCCGAGCACCAGCGCGCACAGGCACACAACAATTTTGGCGAATAATTGGCGAAGAGAGCGCTTCTGCTGCATCAAACCAATTCCTAGCTCTAAGCTTGCTTAGCATAACTGTACCGTAGTTTCGGGCTTGGCGCTTGGTATGGCAGCACGTACCTTCCCCCGACTCCTTTGTGCTTGTTCGCTTTCCCCGGCTCTTGGTTCTCGGCCCTCCCTTGTTCTTTGTTTGTTCCTTCGTTCTTCTCCTCCTGCACAGCGCGTGTATCGGCATCCGGTCGGAGTCAGCAGCGGGTGCCCTCAGGCGGCAGATGTTGTGCCCGCCAGCGACCGCCCCGGTTATACACGCTCCAGACCATACACTCGGCCAGTTGGTTGCCACGCCGATCCTTGGGCGGCAGGCGCACGTCATCATGGGTCAGCGCTTGCAGCAGATAGACCAGCGGCGCGTTGTGCGAGACGAGCGCCACCACCCGCGCATCGGCCTGGGCCAGCGCCGCCCGCAGCATGCGCACCGTCACATCGGCGGTCGCCTCTTCGGGCTGTCCCTCGCGCAGATCCCCGTCGATCACGACGTCAAGTTGCAGCGCCGCAGCCAGCGTCTCGGCGGTCATCACGCAGCGGCGCAGCGGCGAGCTAACCACCCGCTCGATGCCGGAGCGCGACAGCATCGGGCCAAGCCGCGCCGCCTGCACGATCCCGTCGTCGGTCAATCCCGGCCCCGGCGGCAGATGGTACGGCCCGGGCGCGCTGTAGTGTGGCTGCGCGTGACGAATCAAATACAGATACATCGCATAGTCTCCAGGCGCGAACGCGACATCTCCTGGGCCGCGTTCGGTCGTCCCGTTTATTCGGCAGCCTGACTGTACCATCCGAGCCAGCGCTCTGTCACCACCGCTTTGGCTTGTCGCAACCTGCTCGTTCGGCGGATCGGCACATGCTACAATGGAGAGCACTTCCTTGGGTCGCGCTCCGCCCCTGTGGAGCGCCTTCGAGCAGAAGGGCTACCGTATGCAACTCGATTTCTCTACCCTACCGTATCCCAGCGCGCGCCAGCCGCTCTTTGCAACACACGGCGTCGTGGCGACGAGCCAGCCGCTTGCGGCGCAGGCCGGGCTGGCGATGCTGCGCCAGGGCGGCAATGCCGTAGATGCCGCGATTGCGACCGCAGCCGCGCTGACGGTGCTGGAGCCAACCTCCAACGGCATCGGCGGCGATGCCTTTGCCCTGGTGTGGGATGGCGTGAGGCTGCATGGGCTGAATGGTTCGGGGCGCGCTCCTGCCGCGTTGACGCTGGATGCCGTTCGACGCCACGGACACATCGCGATGCCCACGCGCGGCTGGCTGCCGGTGACGGTGCCGGGCGCTCCCGCCGCCTGGCGCGATCTCCACAAGCGCTTCGGCAAGCTGCGCTTCTCGATGCTGCTGGAACCGGCGATCTCGTACGCCGAGCAGGGCTATCCCGTCTCTCCGGTGCTGGCTCGCTACTGGAATCGCGCCGAGCAGGCGTATCGCGGCAATACCGAGGTAGAGTTTAGCGGCTGGGCCGCGACGTTTGCGCCCGCAGGACGCGCGCCGCAGGCCGGTGAGATCTGGCGCAGCCTCGATCATGCCCGCACGCTCAGCCTGATCGGCGAATCGCAGGCCGACGACTTCTACCGTGGCGTCACCGCTCAAACGACCGCGCGGTTCGCGGCGCAGACCGGCGGGCTGCTGACCGCCGATGATCTTGCGCGCCACGCCAGCACGTGGGTCGACCCGATCAGCACGAGCTATCGCGGCTACGACGTGTGGGAGATTCCGCCGAACGGCCAGGGCCTAACCGCATTGATCGCGCTCAATCTGCTTGAGGGCTTTCCGCTGGATCGTTTTCCGCGCGAGTCGGTGCAGAGCTACCATCTCCAGATCGAGGCGATTAAGCTGGCCTTTGCCGACGCTCAGCGCTACATCGCCGATCCTGAGCGGGTGCCGGTGCCTACCGAGGCGCTGCTCTCGAAGGAGTATGCCAACCAGCGGCGCACGCTGATCAACGAGCGGGCGCTCGAACCGGAGTCGGGCGATCCGCTGCGCGGCGGCACGGTCTATCTCTGCACCGCAGACGGCGATGGCATGATGGTCAGCATGATCCAGTCGAACTACATGGGCTTTGGATCGGGCATTGTGGTGCCTGGCAGCGGCATCGCGCTGCAAAACCGGGGCGCGGGCTTCACGCTCCAGGCCGGGCATCCCAATCAGGTCGAACCCGGCAAGCGTCCGTTTCACACGATCATTCCGGGCTTTCTAACGCGCCAGGGCACGGCGATCGGGCCGTTCGGCGTGATGGGCGGCCATATGCAGCCACAGGGCCATGTGCAGATGATCGTCAACACGATCGATTACGGCCTCAGCCCGCAGGCCAGCCTCGACGCGCCGCGCTGGTACTGGGCGCAGGGCCGCGCGATCGAGGTCGAGGCGGGCGTAGACCAGGAGATCGTGCAGCAGCTCCGCGAGCAGGGCCACGCTGTGACGGTCAGCCAGGAGGCGGGCACCTTCGGACGCGGGCAGATTATCTGGCGCTTGCCCTCAGGCGCGTACGTCGCGGGCAGCGACGGGCGCACCGACGGCGCGGCGGTCGGCTACTGAGCACAAGCGAGGGTCACGGCCTGGCGTGACCCTCGCGCCCCCAGACGTGGATCAGATCTTCTCCACCGGAAGCTGAATCTCGGTAGCGTAGTGTGTACACAATCGGCCAACAAGCTTGTATGCTCTACGATACAACCTCCTCTAACCGGAGAGTCAAGCGCCAGATCGCATCGGTTAAACAAATACCCCAGGATGACCTCAATCATCCTGGGGTGTACGTCGAAATTGCCGATGGCTCAGTTCGTCAGCACCAGACCGCTCGACTCCGGCAGCATGCGCCGCTGATCGCTCATGCGAATAACCGTGCGCCACGTATCGGGGCGGCGAACTCGCGGAGCCGGTGTACGGCGCACCCGCGCGGGCTGCGTCTCGGTGCCGTAGCCCAAAGCCGTCATGATCTGCGTCAGGCTTTGCTGCTCGATCACCCGTGTCACCAGCCGATCGCCCTCCTGCTCGATGATCACCCGCTTCATCTCCGGGTTGAGGCAGTGATGCGCGCCGCCCTTGCCCCCAAGCATCGACTGATACGCGCCCACGCCAAAGACCGCGATGATCTGGCCGCCGCTGGTCTTGGGCAGCACCAGCGGCTCCTGGCCCGGCTGCGGGTAGACATCGTCCGAGTCGCAGGTGCGCCGACCGCCCAGCCGAACCTCCTGCGCGCGCTCGTCCCAGCCGTCGAGCGGCAGCACGATGAACTGCTGATCGTCGACGATCAGCGTGTCGGGCGCGCTGACCATCAGGGAGCCGTTGAGCAGATACCAGGGCGCGTCGCCGTCGCGGCCTCGCTTGACCTTGCCGACCTCCAGCAGGTACATGCTGTGCGAGGCCACGGTGTAGCGCCCGAACTCGCCGACCAGATCCGGCACCGGCACGTCGTAGCGCGCGCAGGTCGCCGCGATCGTCGCGAAGAGCCGATTCATAAACGCGGCATAGTCGAACTCGAAGCCCAGATCGTAGGCCGAGGTGGGCATGCCGCCGCCGAAGCTGAACATATGCAGCGTCGGCACGCGCCGTCGCAGCTCACAGTAGGCCTCGACCGCGCCCGTCAGCTTCGACAGCCAGGCGTCCTGATCTTCGAGCTGCGAGCCAACCATCGCGTGATAGAGCACCAGCCGATGAGGCGTGCCCGCCAGCGTCGTCACCACCTCGTCGATCTCGTCGGGCAGCAGACCAAAGCGATCGCCGCCCGCGCACTTGGCGTACTCACGCGCCCGCACGCCGATGCCCATCGGCGCGGGACACGCGCGATAGGTCGCCCACTCGTCCAGATCGTCCAGGACCGGCACGGCGTTGGTGTTGCCGGCCAGACGCAGCTTAATAATGGCCGTGACGTAATCGTGCTCTTTCGAGCCGTTGCAGAAGACATATCGTTCGCCAGGGAGCGTACCGCGTCGCCACAGATCGGTCGCGATCCGAACGTCGGCTACCGACGACGTTTCGTAGTGGACACCGGCCTCAAGCGCGGTGCGGACCACTTCTTCGCTAAAGTTGGCTTTCGTTGCGTAGGCGTAGATGAAGCTGCCGTCATAATCCGTCTGGGCGCGGGCCTGCTCTGCCACAGCGTTCATGCGTTGTACTTGCTCAGTAATGAGCGGACAATATGCAATCTCTAGTGGAGCGCCATGCTCAGCCACCAGAGCCTCCAAATCCACATTGGCGAACATCAGCTTGCCGTCGCGGCGGCTGATAAATTCGTTCAATAACCCGTTGCCATCGATACCATAGCGGGCCTGAAGGTACTCACGATATGTCTGCTCCAATTCGAATAGATCCTCCCATAAGCACAAAAAAGAATAACCAGTTTCGTTGAGAGAACCGCTCCACGAGCAGGCGCGCTATGCAATTTTGGGCATGAAGAAGCCCCGAAGCCAGGATGCTCGGGGCGAGAGGTTACGAGAGGTTGGACACGAGCTAATGCAGCCGCATTGGCCCACGCGCTCGACCCCGGCGCTGGCGAAAGTGCAGAACGCTTCCCTGCAATCTATTGAAGCGGTTCGTTGTACAGCAAACGTCCATAACACCTGGGGGAACGCCCGATTCGGATTGGACCAGACCACGGTTGTGTGGTTTTCCATCTAAAGAACTGGTCATCACGGGCATGCGTCGTCGTGTGAGACCATCTCGACTATTGACGACCGCTGCGCCGAACGGGCCCGAATACCGATGCGATTTTGCAACCGCGATGTAAGATTGTACCCTGTTTTAGCTGATTGTCAAGCGGGGAAAACGAGCAAGCAAACAAGCGAACAGGCGAACAAAGGAACAGTGAGTTTCAGCCCTGGTTCCCTTGTTCTTTGTTCTTTGTTCTTACCCTCTCCCCCAGATCCGCTTGCCGAAGGCCGAGAGCGCAAGCTGAACCGCAAGCTCGCCGGTCATGTTGGTCTTGTCGAGGATTGGATTGACCTCGACCAGATCCATACCGACCAGGCGCTTCGTCTCGGCCACCAGCTCCACCGCCAGATGCGCCTCGCGGAAGGTCAGGCCACCTGGCACGGGCGTGCCCACGCCGGGCGCGAACATCGGGTCGATGCCGTCCAGATCCAGGCTGAGGTAGATCCCATCCGTGCCCCGGCACGTCAGATCGATCGCCCGACACAGCACCTCGTTGATGCCAAAGCGGTCGATCTCCTCCATCGAGTAGACCGCCACGCCCGATCGGCGCAGCAGCAGCTTCTCGTGCGCGTCGAGATCGCGCGCGCCGATGATCGCAATGTTATGCGGATCGACCTTGGCCTGCTGCCCCTCGACGCCGCCGAGCGTCACAAGCTGCTGCGCGCCATAGCCACAGAGCGCCGCCAGAGGCATGCCGTGAATATTGCCCGACGGTGTCGTCTCGTGCGTGTTGAAGTCGCCGTGCGCGTCCAGCCAGATCAGGCCAAGCTTCCGCCCGCGCGCCGCGCCGATCACTGAGCCGAGCGCCAGGCTATGGTCGCCGCCCAGCACGAGCGGCAGCCGGTTCTCCGCCATGCTCTGCGCCACCCGGTCTGCCAGCCGCTGGCACACGCCCACGATCGGCTCCAGGTGCTTCAGCTTGGGATCGCCGGGCTCGCACGTCTCGTGGACCGGCACCGTCAGATTCCCATGATCGACCACCACATGACCCAGCGCCCCCAGCCCCTGGCACAGACCGGCATAGCGGATCGCGCTCGGCCCCATGTCCACGCCGCGCCGCCCCGCGCCAAAATCCAGGGGAACACCAATCAGATCGATGTCCATACCGCTCTCCTTTGAGCATCATGTATCTCGTGCAGAAGAAGGCGCCCGTTCGGAAACGAGCGATTCTGCATCAGAACGGGAAATTTGGAGGACGCCCACCGCCCAGAGGGCACCCGCCCCGGCTTATCGGCGCTCTAGCACAAGCGTGCCGATCCGGGCGGATCAGCCAGATGCGCCTTCACTATGTCGATGAGATCTATATAGTACCGGCTGGTGAGAAGATACGCTAGCGGCGGCACGGCGATACCCGGCACATCAGGTATCGCCGCGCTCGCGGAGGAGACTGGAGATCACCGGGCTGACGGATGCGTGCTGAGCGCCTGGCGTGTGGCCTCTCGCGCGCCTTCTTCCTGCTGCGTCCGCTGGCCCTGCTCCCGCGCCGCCTGAACGATCAGATCGCGCACCTCGGTCGGCGAGTCGGTGACGACCATCAGATCGAGGTCGGCGGCGGCGATCTTGCCTTCGCTCAGCATCGTCGCCCGCAGCCAGTCGAGCAATCCCTGCCAGTAGGCCGAGCCAAAGAGAATGATCGGAAAGTTCTGTACCTTATCGGTCTGGATCAGCGTCAGCGCCTCGAACAGCTCATCTATCGTGCCGAAGCCGCCGGGAAAGATCACAAAGCCCTGCGCGTACTTGACGAACATCGTCTTGCGCACAAAGAAGTAGCGAAAGTTGATCGCCAGATCGACATACGGGTTCGTGCCCTGCTCGAAGGGCAGCTCGATATTGAGGCCAATCGACTGTGCGCCAGCCGCCCGCGCTCCACGGTTGCCCGCCTCCATAATCCCCGGACCGCCGCCGGTGATGATCGCAAAGCCGGCCTCGCCCAGCAGCCGCGCCACCTCGACCGCCGCCTGGTACTGCGGGTGATCGGGCCCGACCCGCGCCGAGCCGAAGA
Protein-coding regions in this window:
- a CDS encoding histidine phosphatase family protein — translated: MYLYLIRHAQPHYSAPGPYHLPPGPGLTDDGIVQAARLGPMLSRSGIERVVSSPLRRCVMTAETLAAALQLDVVIDGDLREGQPEEATADVTVRMLRAALAQADARVVALVSHNAPLVYLLQALTHDDVRLPPKDRRGNQLAECMVWSVYNRGGRWRAQHLPPEGTRC
- a CDS encoding dihydrodipicolinate synthase family protein, with the translated sequence MEDLQGIFVAAVTPFDAHGVFQPAWQAEHFAWLQEHGIDGVLVAGTNGEGPSLSADERRAVIDAAVKQRGSLHLIAGTGTPSLPETIALSRYALEVGVDAVLIVPPYYFRDVPDAGLIRYYRALCDALPHNGRMLFYHIPKVSGVSISHEVIASVRRSNPQQCYGIKDTGGDPAQTRELVGAFPQFQVLGGSDHLMAANLRAGVKGQISGLANAFPELFSGLLRAFRAGQNVAEWEARIDAVRTVFKRYPQHAATKTLTAWRAGLPRAYVKPPLIEMASEQRSALQQEIAALDNA
- a CDS encoding GNAT family N-acetyltransferase; the encoded protein is MNEHLPHYAAAVDFLSRDPLANRELLLALRSEPVEQLQVARRDQVAVGVLIAGPGPFIPDPYWIRLDASDEAALDVLMQAFALTERHTLSIHRPWIGVLLRARYGMQPNGMGVYGYLLDRGQLVAHDHAQVRMLTPRDVGLVERSHCGWTRSYFQRLFVAGRRPWAIVQDGAIVCRASSGYPDAYSEEVVGVWTHPRWRGRGLARSLVSAVAADILERVSYAAYTTTYDNLSSQAVARTVGFRLCFAADSYQMRSHALANQEATAG
- the rocF gene encoding arginase — protein: MDIDLIGVPLDFGAGRRGVDMGPSAIRYAGLCQGLGALGHVVVDHGNLTVPVHETCEPGDPKLKHLEPIVGVCQRLADRVAQSMAENRLPLVLGGDHSLALGSVIGAARGRKLGLIWLDAHGDFNTHETTPSGNIHGMPLAALCGYGAQQLVTLGGVEGQQAKVDPHNIAIIGARDLDAHEKLLLRRSGVAVYSMEEIDRFGINEVLCRAIDLTCRGTDGIYLSLDLDGIDPMFAPGVGTPVPGGLTFREAHLAVELVAETKRLVGMDLVEVNPILDKTNMTGELAVQLALSAFGKRIWGRG
- a CDS encoding TIGR00730 family Rossman fold protein, which produces MKPHRGQAERYADDPALNRAARTGRRTEDQQLLAPPPPEQVIFTHTDPWRVMRILGEFVEGFDELAGLGPAVSIFGSARVGPDHPQYQAAVEVARLLGEAGFAIITGGGPGIMEAGNRGARAAGAQSIGLNIELPFEQGTNPYVDLAINFRYFFVRKTMFVKYAQGFVIFPGGFGTIDELFEALTLIQTDKVQNFPIILFGSAYWQGLLDWLRATMLSEGKIAAADLDLMVVTDSPTEVRDLIVQAAREQGQRTQQEEGAREATRQALSTHPSAR
- a CDS encoding SURF1 family protein; protein product: MDSLHRLDTNDAAEPSSAAQWRALPRLLLNRQWRWITLGVVIVMLGLIRLGVWQLDRLEQRRAINTLISSRTNEPPIALTGQPLDLEAAEYRPVVVTGTYDHSQEVVLRNRSRGGLPGVDILTPLRIAGSDQRVLIDRGWVPLLQARPEERKAFEVAGTVTVRGLVRKPQAQVSTWGPQDQQPTNGRLDAWFRADVARIATQMPYPLLPFYIEQLPEPSAPDLPHPQPSIELGEGPHLSYAIQWFSFAAILVGGYAALVVTRSAEQRRQPTEQP
- a CDS encoding gamma-glutamyltransferase family protein yields the protein MQLDFSTLPYPSARQPLFATHGVVATSQPLAAQAGLAMLRQGGNAVDAAIATAAALTVLEPTSNGIGGDAFALVWDGVRLHGLNGSGRAPAALTLDAVRRHGHIAMPTRGWLPVTVPGAPAAWRDLHKRFGKLRFSMLLEPAISYAEQGYPVSPVLARYWNRAEQAYRGNTEVEFSGWAATFAPAGRAPQAGEIWRSLDHARTLSLIGESQADDFYRGVTAQTTARFAAQTGGLLTADDLARHASTWVDPISTSYRGYDVWEIPPNGQGLTALIALNLLEGFPLDRFPRESVQSYHLQIEAIKLAFADAQRYIADPERVPVPTEALLSKEYANQRRTLINERALEPESGDPLRGGTVYLCTADGDGMMVSMIQSNYMGFGSGIVVPGSGIALQNRGAGFTLQAGHPNQVEPGKRPFHTIIPGFLTRQGTAIGPFGVMGGHMQPQGHVQMIVNTIDYGLSPQASLDAPRWYWAQGRAIEVEAGVDQEIVQQLREQGHAVTVSQEAGTFGRGQIIWRLPSGAYVAGSDGRTDGAAVGY
- a CDS encoding arginine decarboxylase; translation: MNAVAEQARAQTDYDGSFIYAYATKANFSEEVVRTALEAGVHYETSSVADVRIATDLWRRGTLPGERYVFCNGSKEHDYVTAIIKLRLAGNTNAVPVLDDLDEWATYRACPAPMGIGVRAREYAKCAGGDRFGLLPDEIDEVVTTLAGTPHRLVLYHAMVGSQLEDQDAWLSKLTGAVEAYCELRRRVPTLHMFSFGGGMPTSAYDLGFEFDYAAFMNRLFATIAATCARYDVPVPDLVGEFGRYTVASHSMYLLEVGKVKRGRDGDAPWYLLNGSLMVSAPDTLIVDDQQFIVLPLDGWDERAQEVRLGGRRTCDSDDVYPQPGQEPLVLPKTSGGQIIAVFGVGAYQSMLGGKGGAHHCLNPEMKRVIIEQEGDRLVTRVIEQQSLTQIMTALGYGTETQPARVRRTPAPRVRRPDTWRTVIRMSDQRRMLPESSGLVLTN
- a CDS encoding sialidase family protein, which gives rise to MQQKRSLRQLFAKIVVCLCALVLGVLSSVALWTAVPTAPAPVAPTAVGAYGGAATPVPTALPPSATPTAPPATPTAQAVAPLPAPAADVPNVRVSAGKFTAHSEVSLAQNPRDPQNLVGASKMFTDNRNYVFRIGTYASFDGGNTWVDNGQLPGLERFGVTSDPTVTFDSEGTAYVEVLAARGPDRRSALYLYTSTDGGKSWSAPQLVADDPTGFNDKQWLAADTTGGTHDGMLYTTWIQIVEQKYRVLFARSADGGKSWSAPHELAGEDGVTRQGPIVAVGARGEVYVLWNNLSADQMELALSVDGGVTFGDVRQGVSFQNTRPLNGNLRNALVLAGFSADPRQPGTLYAVWSDGRLGDADILFSVSRDGGATWRSPVVVNGTQRNDQFQPWVTANGAGEIYVQWFDRRDDPQNLLVHTYAARSTDGGATWSELRVTDTASDPTVGLPLAGEAGFYGDYQALVADAGGVQLFWNETRDGQQEVYTARITPDRWGLPYVVPHAGPTRDDGPAPPDAIEGEE